One window of the Devosia sp. 2618 genome contains the following:
- a CDS encoding Rrf2 family transcriptional regulator: MLTRKGKYGLKALSFLAGAQPEKMISLSDIATARDIPRKFLEAILGELRNAGFVVSRKGKDGGYRLARAPEQINMGLVVRAIDGPLAPIACASSSRYERCDDCDEKSCEVRRMMLEVRQAICDVLDNKTLADVLAQMQLDDLLEIPCPE, from the coding sequence ATGCTGACTCGAAAGGGCAAATACGGCCTGAAAGCGCTAAGTTTTTTGGCCGGTGCTCAGCCAGAAAAAATGATCTCGCTCAGCGATATTGCCACGGCACGCGACATCCCGCGGAAGTTTCTCGAAGCTATTCTCGGCGAGTTGCGCAACGCCGGATTTGTTGTCAGTCGCAAGGGCAAGGACGGCGGCTACCGGCTCGCTCGTGCCCCTGAACAGATCAATATGGGCCTTGTCGTTCGCGCTATTGACGGACCGCTGGCGCCCATCGCTTGCGCCAGCTCATCTCGCTATGAGCGCTGTGATGATTGTGACGAGAAGTCGTGCGAAGTCCGTCGCATGATGCTCGAAGTGCGTCAGGCGATCTGCGATGTTCTCGACAACAAGACGCTGGCCGATGTTCTGGCCCAGATGCAACTCGACGACCTGCTGGAAATACCTTGCCCTGAGTGA
- a CDS encoding c-type cytochrome: protein MNPDFNKTSMRQIMAVGLAAGTWLGLSAFAVAQGDAKPVEHPATYTADQADRGETAYKRYCVECHGDDLRGGLLGGAPLRGQSFESKYVEGPASSLFEVMSETMPPDAPGRFSASGYADMMAYILKRNGFAEGAPLPSDVDALYDLTIIK, encoded by the coding sequence ATGAACCCCGATTTCAACAAAACCTCGATGCGCCAGATCATGGCTGTCGGCCTTGCTGCCGGTACGTGGCTGGGGCTTTCGGCTTTTGCGGTTGCGCAAGGCGATGCCAAGCCGGTGGAGCATCCGGCGACTTATACTGCCGATCAGGCCGACCGTGGGGAGACGGCCTACAAACGTTACTGCGTTGAGTGCCACGGCGATGACTTGCGCGGTGGGTTGCTGGGTGGGGCGCCGCTGCGTGGCCAGAGCTTTGAAAGCAAATATGTCGAGGGACCCGCCAGCTCCTTGTTCGAAGTCATGAGCGAGACCATGCCGCCGGATGCGCCTGGGCGTTTTTCGGCCAGCGGCTATGCCGACATGATGGCCTATATCCTCAAGCGCAATGGATTTGCCGAGGGCGCGCCACTGCCGTCCGACGTCGACGCGCTTTACGATCTGACCATTATCAAGTGA
- a CDS encoding site-2 protease family protein, with translation MIGSELTLQLVALRLLAGVVMFTAQGATIAAIAGLLGDKGPRYDGRLTLMPLRQIDLLGLASTMLTGFGWGQPVQVDPGQLRFGRWGLVIVALAGSAVLLLIGYLILFLTIPLLTMLPYSAGVTAAAFVRVTARLCVWMSLFTLLPIPPLAGAHLLAAVGIKLPRSVGVWIGVVLLVASFFGITRMVLTPAYNIIAPLVIGTELAG, from the coding sequence GTGATCGGCTCGGAACTGACGCTGCAACTGGTGGCGCTGCGCCTGTTGGCGGGCGTCGTGATGTTCACCGCGCAGGGCGCTACCATTGCCGCAATCGCGGGGCTGCTCGGCGACAAGGGGCCGCGCTATGACGGCCGGCTGACGCTGATGCCCTTGCGGCAGATCGATCTGCTGGGGCTGGCCTCGACCATGTTGACCGGGTTTGGCTGGGGGCAACCGGTGCAGGTTGATCCGGGCCAACTGCGGTTCGGGCGCTGGGGTCTGGTGATCGTCGCCTTGGCGGGCAGCGCGGTGCTGCTTCTGATCGGCTATCTGATCCTGTTTCTGACCATTCCGCTGCTGACCATGCTGCCCTATTCGGCTGGGGTGACGGCGGCCGCCTTCGTTCGCGTTACGGCGCGCTTGTGTGTGTGGATGTCGCTGTTCACGCTCTTGCCGATTCCGCCTTTGGCCGGTGCCCATCTGCTCGCGGCGGTGGGTATCAAGCTGCCGCGTTCGGTGGGCGTGTGGATCGGCGTTGTGCTGCTCGTGGCGTCATTTTTCGGCATTACCAGAATGGTGCTGACGCCCGCCTACAACATTATCGCTCCGCTGGTGATCGGCACCGAACTGGCCGGTTAG
- a CDS encoding transporter substrate-binding domain-containing protein, translated as MARFLGVLRQFSGVGLVLLLLFAVALLPPDTSLSEVHSTAMLKVCVPPSYPPLVTGDPERPGVDIELLQAVAKRLNVSLGIYTNNAMGRDFNPRNWNLNRAQCQVIAGGVVDSDQTRSFLETGPSYSDTGWAMISPKPLASLKDLNVGALTLAPGLDRIGLASYLRAEGAKTHVVSTPAALAEGVTSGKFEAGVTEAMLAAALAEDNNLTVAWVSPQLARYHLVFGLWKGDITLKRAITDALAALDADGTTAAIFDRYGVKPID; from the coding sequence ATGGCCCGTTTCCTAGGCGTACTGCGCCAGTTCTCGGGTGTGGGCCTCGTTCTGCTATTGCTGTTTGCGGTTGCCCTGCTGCCGCCGGACACCTCGCTGTCCGAAGTGCACTCCACCGCCATGCTCAAGGTCTGCGTGCCACCCAGCTATCCGCCCTTGGTGACGGGCGATCCAGAACGGCCCGGCGTTGACATCGAACTGCTGCAGGCCGTCGCCAAGCGCCTCAATGTGTCGCTGGGGATTTACACCAACAATGCCATGGGCCGTGACTTCAACCCGCGCAACTGGAACCTCAATCGCGCCCAGTGCCAGGTGATCGCCGGCGGGGTCGTCGACTCCGACCAAACCCGCTCATTCCTCGAAACCGGCCCATCCTATTCCGACACCGGCTGGGCCATGATTTCGCCCAAGCCACTGGCCTCGCTCAAGGACCTCAATGTCGGCGCGCTTACCCTCGCCCCAGGTCTCGACCGCATCGGGCTGGCCAGCTACCTGCGCGCCGAGGGCGCCAAGACCCATGTCGTTTCAACGCCCGCAGCCCTTGCCGAAGGCGTAACCTCGGGCAAGTTCGAGGCAGGCGTCACCGAGGCCATGCTGGCGGCGGCATTGGCGGAAGACAACAACCTGACGGTGGCCTGGGTATCGCCGCAACTCGCCCGCTATCATCTGGTCTTCGGGCTGTGGAAGGGCGACATCACTCTCAAGCGCGCCATCACCGACGCACTCGCAGCGCTTGACGCTGACGGCACCACTGCGGCCATTTTCGACCGCTACGGCGTCAAGCCGATCGACTAA
- a CDS encoding ABC transporter permease yields the protein MSMASARIRAKRRPWLLVQLGGLYGLWLREVMRAMRDRGQLIGGVSRPILWVLILGIGLNPYFRGEVYGEVTFVVPFTYLQFIFPAVIALNIMFTSVQSAVSVIWDREFGFLREVLVSPLSRATVLLGKVLGGTTVAVLHGCLALVLARFADVPLTWGNILWALVLMTMLAFSLTCLGVVIANRIRSFEGFGIFSNAVILPLYFTSSSIFPLDPALSRAQTRVVYPDWLVTIVEWNPLTYAVDALRGALINYHQFSPWIGVTVMAVSGVVLFAIALRDFSRA from the coding sequence ATGAGCATGGCCTCTGCACGCATACGAGCCAAACGCCGGCCATGGCTGCTGGTGCAACTGGGCGGGCTATATGGCCTCTGGCTGCGCGAAGTGATGCGCGCCATGCGCGATCGTGGCCAGCTGATCGGCGGCGTCAGCCGACCCATTCTCTGGGTGCTGATCCTGGGCATCGGGCTCAATCCCTACTTCCGCGGCGAGGTCTATGGCGAGGTCACCTTCGTCGTGCCCTTCACCTATCTGCAGTTCATTTTCCCCGCCGTCATCGCCCTCAATATCATGTTCACCTCGGTGCAATCGGCCGTTTCGGTGATCTGGGATCGCGAATTCGGTTTTCTGCGCGAGGTGCTGGTTTCGCCCCTTTCCCGCGCCACAGTACTGCTCGGCAAGGTCCTGGGCGGCACCACCGTCGCAGTCCTCCACGGCTGCCTCGCTTTGGTCCTGGCGCGTTTCGCCGATGTGCCGCTGACCTGGGGCAATATCTTGTGGGCGCTGGTGCTGATGACCATGCTGGCCTTCTCGCTCACCTGCCTCGGCGTGGTGATCGCCAACCGCATCCGCTCCTTTGAAGGCTTCGGCATTTTCTCCAACGCCGTCATCCTGCCGCTCTATTTCACCTCAAGCTCAATCTTTCCACTCGATCCGGCACTGTCCCGCGCCCAGACCCGCGTGGTCTATCCCGACTGGCTGGTCACCATCGTTGAGTGGAACCCGCTGACCTATGCGGTCGATGCCCTGCGCGGCGCGCTGATCAACTACCACCAGTTCTCGCCATGGATCGGGGTCACGGTCATGGCCGTCTCGGGGGTCGTGCTGTTCGCCATCGCCCTTCGCGACTTCAGCCGGGCGTGA
- a CDS encoding ABC transporter ATP-binding protein: MTDSPTLSTTPAIRVDAVSKRYGRTLALDEISFDVRERELFALLGPNGAGKTTLMHILSTILAPDSGVAEVAGSDVVRAALEARSRLGIVFQEPSLDDRLTVRENLNLHGLVFGVPRKLRKERIDEMLALVELTDWADKTARTLSSGMKRRLEIARALIHDSEILLLDEPTVGLDAQTRNRIWGYIHRLQAELGLTVVVTTHYIEEVENCDRVCIIDHGKVLAIDTPDTLRNAHGQQLLRVVPATDQDRADILQRYADRVVHRTGPEIALNSDEAFVATFLAEFGTRVVALTKEVPSLETVFLSLTGRELRDRAADVRERTAAFGRRGGEHTR, translated from the coding sequence ATGACGGATAGTCCAACGCTATCGACCACGCCCGCCATCCGCGTCGACGCCGTTTCCAAACGCTATGGCCGCACGCTCGCCCTCGACGAGATCAGCTTCGACGTGCGCGAACGCGAACTCTTCGCTTTGCTCGGCCCAAACGGCGCCGGCAAGACCACCCTGATGCACATCCTTTCCACCATTCTCGCCCCCGATAGCGGCGTCGCCGAGGTCGCGGGCAGCGATGTGGTGCGCGCCGCGCTTGAGGCTCGCAGTCGGTTGGGCATCGTCTTTCAGGAACCCAGCCTTGATGACCGGCTGACCGTCCGTGAAAACCTTAACCTGCACGGTCTGGTTTTCGGCGTACCGCGCAAGCTGCGCAAGGAACGCATCGACGAGATGCTGGCGCTGGTCGAGCTGACCGACTGGGCCGATAAGACCGCACGCACTCTCTCGTCCGGCATGAAGCGGCGCCTCGAAATCGCCCGCGCCCTGATCCACGATTCCGAAATCCTGCTGCTCGATGAGCCCACCGTCGGGCTCGACGCACAAACCCGCAATCGCATCTGGGGCTATATCCATCGCCTGCAGGCCGAACTGGGTCTGACCGTCGTCGTCACCACCCACTACATCGAAGAAGTCGAAAACTGCGACCGGGTCTGCATCATCGACCACGGCAAAGTGCTCGCCATCGATACACCGGACACGCTACGAAATGCGCATGGGCAACAACTGCTGCGCGTCGTTCCCGCCACCGATCAGGATCGCGCCGACATTCTGCAACGCTACGCCGACCGCGTGGTGCATCGAACCGGCCCCGAGATCGCGCTCAATTCCGACGAAGCCTTCGTCGCCACCTTCCTTGCCGAATTTGGCACGCGCGTCGTGGCGCTCACCAAGGAGGTCCCGAGCCTTGAAACGGTCTTCCTGTCACTGACCGGACGCGAACTGCGCGACCGCGCCGCCGACGTCCGCGAGCGCACCGCCGCCTTTGGCCGCCGAGGGGGGGAACACACACGATGA
- a CDS encoding transporter substrate-binding domain-containing protein has protein sequence MSVASTFSRLAGSLLILALTAPMAMTLPASAQQPEFFDTPFADGQWNVGRRLDESQLRYCIDHRDPDWEVAGEIADAIAAALLLEPQRYVVESDMLSEDITKVYAVMLEHCDIHMGFKLIPEGYENWLTLTRAYYETQYIFVTAGPDLKQLADLAPSRAIAATMGSLAHLRLVSYLTALPIEKRWPTYPYGTNDVALQALVDGTVDVALVWAPSFWAKQRSDPAYANFHTMASTPLPPTSLGVGAIALSNHTFLRNAVDQAITALSADGTLAEILESFDFPATVAP, from the coding sequence TTGAGCGTAGCCTCCACGTTCTCACGCTTGGCGGGTTCGCTTCTGATCCTCGCACTGACGGCCCCTATGGCCATGACGCTGCCAGCTTCGGCCCAGCAGCCAGAATTCTTCGACACGCCCTTTGCCGATGGCCAGTGGAACGTCGGCCGGCGACTGGACGAATCCCAGCTTCGCTATTGCATCGACCACCGCGATCCCGATTGGGAAGTGGCCGGCGAAATCGCCGACGCGATTGCCGCCGCGCTCCTGCTCGAACCACAACGCTATGTGGTCGAAAGCGACATGCTCTCCGAGGACATCACCAAGGTCTATGCCGTGATGCTCGAGCATTGCGACATCCATATGGGCTTCAAGCTGATCCCCGAGGGCTACGAAAACTGGCTGACGCTGACGCGCGCCTATTACGAAACGCAATACATTTTCGTCACCGCCGGTCCAGACCTCAAACAGCTTGCGGACCTTGCACCATCTCGTGCCATCGCCGCGACCATGGGCAGTCTGGCCCACCTGCGTCTCGTCTCCTATCTCACCGCCCTACCCATCGAAAAGCGCTGGCCGACCTATCCCTACGGCACCAATGACGTGGCGCTGCAGGCTCTGGTGGACGGCACCGTCGATGTTGCCCTCGTCTGGGCGCCAAGTTTTTGGGCAAAGCAACGCAGCGACCCAGCCTACGCCAATTTCCACACCATGGCCTCAACGCCACTACCGCCAACCTCGCTTGGCGTCGGCGCGATTGCGCTGTCCAACCACACATTCCTGCGCAACGCCGTCGATCAGGCCATCACCGCCCTCAGCGCCGACGGCACATTGGCGGAAATTCTTGAGAGCTTCGATTTTCCGGCAACGGTAGCGCCATGA
- a CDS encoding PQQ-binding-like beta-propeller repeat protein, with protein sequence MQAIRKLTAILAISASVTTLLAVQTATAQDNAIDKVTPVTAEMLLNPPDGDWLMWRRTFDGWGYSPLDQVNKENVKDLKLAWAWGMTPGGRSQETPLVHDGIIYIQNSTHLIQALDGATGDLIWEYQHELPDKVAPSGERNKAIYGNNLIIATRDAHIIALDIKTGKLVWDQQVADYNKGWGYTSGPIVADGVIIQGMTNCGNGQPGGCFITGHDPETGAELWRVHTIARGDTPEGNSWNGLPLESRHGASAWIAGSYDPDQNLIFAGVGQPYPWVAEISGLLPASSDTSVTNNALYTDSTLALDPQTGDLKWYHQYLANDSLDMDYVYERLLIDLPFKGEERKMVVTSGKIGIVEALDRTTGEWLWAKETVPQNIVLSIDQETGEKTINPDVIPKIGETTFNCPADPGGRAWQATSYSPRTQTLYMPTVEFCSNTTPNPLDPGTIYTGGGMATFSRVPTPDSDGNIGQVRAIDLTDLSDKWMYRQRPPITSSTLPTAGGLVFVGSLDRQFMAFDDETGEKLWESGKLSNSLESFPVSYEANGKQYIAIVANFASGLGRLSSLTPEVKLPRDNPATLYVFALPD encoded by the coding sequence ATGCAGGCTATTCGAAAATTAACGGCGATCCTTGCGATCTCCGCTTCGGTGACGACGCTTTTGGCTGTCCAGACAGCTACTGCGCAAGACAACGCGATCGACAAAGTGACACCGGTCACGGCCGAAATGCTGCTCAACCCGCCCGATGGCGATTGGCTGATGTGGCGCCGTACTTTTGACGGCTGGGGCTACAGCCCACTCGACCAGGTGAACAAGGAAAACGTCAAGGACCTCAAGCTGGCTTGGGCCTGGGGCATGACGCCAGGCGGGCGCTCGCAGGAGACTCCGCTTGTCCATGACGGCATCATCTACATCCAGAACTCGACGCACCTGATCCAGGCGCTCGACGGCGCAACCGGCGATCTGATCTGGGAATACCAGCACGAACTGCCAGACAAGGTGGCTCCAAGCGGCGAGCGCAACAAAGCCATCTACGGCAACAACCTGATCATTGCCACGCGCGACGCTCATATCATCGCGCTCGACATCAAGACAGGCAAGCTGGTCTGGGACCAGCAGGTCGCCGATTACAATAAGGGTTGGGGCTATACCAGCGGTCCGATCGTGGCCGATGGCGTCATCATCCAGGGCATGACCAACTGCGGCAACGGCCAGCCCGGCGGTTGCTTCATTACCGGCCATGATCCTGAAACCGGCGCTGAACTGTGGCGCGTCCACACCATTGCCCGTGGCGATACGCCAGAAGGCAATAGCTGGAATGGTCTTCCGCTCGAAAGCCGTCATGGCGCTTCGGCGTGGATTGCCGGCTCCTACGATCCCGACCAGAACCTGATCTTTGCCGGTGTCGGCCAGCCTTATCCATGGGTTGCCGAAATCAGCGGCCTGCTGCCTGCAAGCTCGGATACCAGCGTCACCAACAACGCACTCTATACCGACTCCACGCTTGCCCTTGATCCCCAGACCGGTGATCTCAAGTGGTACCACCAGTACCTTGCCAACGACAGCCTTGACATGGACTACGTCTATGAGCGCTTGCTCATCGACCTGCCGTTCAAGGGCGAAGAACGCAAGATGGTCGTGACCAGCGGCAAGATCGGCATCGTCGAAGCCCTCGACCGGACCACCGGCGAATGGCTGTGGGCCAAGGAAACCGTGCCGCAGAACATCGTTCTGTCGATCGATCAGGAAACCGGCGAGAAGACCATTAACCCGGACGTTATTCCAAAAATCGGCGAAACCACGTTCAACTGCCCGGCCGACCCCGGTGGTCGCGCATGGCAGGCAACGTCCTACAGCCCACGCACGCAGACGCTCTACATGCCAACCGTGGAATTCTGCTCCAACACCACCCCGAACCCGCTTGATCCAGGCACCATCTATACCGGTGGCGGCATGGCGACCTTCTCGCGCGTTCCAACGCCAGACAGCGATGGTAATATCGGCCAGGTGCGCGCCATCGATCTGACCGATCTGTCGGATAAGTGGATGTACCGTCAGCGTCCGCCCATTACCAGCTCGACCCTGCCAACCGCAGGCGGCCTGGTGTTCGTCGGCAGCCTTGATCGTCAGTTCATGGCCTTCGACGATGAGACCGGCGAAAAGCTGTGGGAGAGCGGCAAGCTGAGCAACTCGCTGGAATCCTTCCCGGTTTCCTACGAAGCCAACGGCAAGCAGTATATCGCCATCGTTGCAAACTTCGCATCGGGTCTGGGTCGGCTGTCCTCGCTCACGCCGGAAGTAAAACTTCCACGTGACAACCCGGCGACCCTCTACGTGTTCGCGCTTCCGGATTGA
- the murB gene encoding UDP-N-acetylmuramate dehydrogenase: MLPTPNFDLSPFNTLGLTAQARYGAQITFPDQVAELSAFAASVGLPLHIIGGGSNVVLHDMVEAVVGIMASKGRFAEQRDDGTTLVTAQAGEDWSEFVAWTIEQGHWGLENLAGIPGTVGAAPIQNIGAYGVELADRLDSLVVWDTVDKRERRFDRAECHFSYRQSAFKRAAGRFIVLNVTLALPSPWVPVLSYAGLDSLPPDVEAPAIMERVLSVRGSKLPNWRELGNVGSFFHNPIVHPALAEAIAGVPRYPQPDGSVKLSAAWLIDACGLKGHQEGGAGVYPNHALILVNNDGATYRDIQQLAATVRRSVKERFGVDLIQEPIEL, from the coding sequence ATGCTCCCAACACCGAATTTCGACCTGTCGCCCTTCAACACGCTGGGACTGACCGCACAGGCCCGCTATGGCGCACAGATCACCTTCCCCGATCAGGTGGCTGAGCTGTCGGCGTTTGCAGCTTCGGTTGGCTTGCCGCTGCACATCATCGGCGGCGGCAGCAATGTGGTCCTGCATGACATGGTCGAAGCGGTTGTCGGCATCATGGCGAGCAAGGGGCGCTTTGCCGAACAACGGGACGACGGCACCACGCTGGTGACGGCGCAGGCCGGCGAGGACTGGTCGGAATTTGTCGCCTGGACCATCGAGCAGGGCCATTGGGGACTGGAAAATCTGGCGGGTATTCCGGGCACAGTTGGCGCGGCACCCATCCAGAATATCGGCGCCTATGGCGTTGAGCTGGCCGACCGTTTGGACTCGTTGGTGGTCTGGGACACCGTCGACAAACGCGAGCGTCGTTTTGACCGCGCCGAGTGCCATTTCTCTTACCGCCAGAGTGCCTTCAAGCGCGCTGCCGGGCGCTTCATCGTGCTTAATGTGACACTGGCCCTGCCCTCGCCTTGGGTGCCGGTCCTGTCCTATGCCGGACTGGACAGCCTGCCGCCCGATGTCGAGGCGCCCGCCATCATGGAGCGTGTGCTCAGCGTGCGTGGTTCAAAGCTGCCCAACTGGCGCGAACTGGGCAATGTCGGTTCGTTCTTTCACAACCCCATTGTGCATCCTGCATTGGCCGAAGCTATTGCCGGTGTGCCACGTTATCCGCAGCCCGATGGTAGCGTCAAACTCTCCGCCGCATGGCTGATCGATGCCTGCGGGCTCAAGGGACATCAGGAAGGTGGCGCGGGCGTTTATCCCAACCACGCCCTGATCCTCGTGAACAATGACGGGGCCACCTACCGCGATATTCAGCAGCTCGCTGCAACCGTCAGGCGCTCGGTAAAAGAGCGCTTCGGCGTCGATCTAATCCAGGAGCCAATAGAGCTCTGA
- a CDS encoding mechanosensitive ion channel domain-containing protein — translation MKFFASWAVLAVTLLLGAQAMAQDAPVVDTRTEALQRLIVVLENDELRTEILDQLRQMTPDAAAGVVSESPSDLARAAPREEGSPELGVVEAISDWSSGWVEQLPRTTFGIPIDQKASQAASQVSSRIEAGVKNGELAQFALWAIPSLIVAVVGGLAIRRLGRGLTVASKPVRKGRLVLGLVLKTTAYFAFLLFIGLGVQFFNPTDVGSRVFMTLAVGVLASMFSADIAISALSSLAGWRGVRLVNYCQKRFYRWWLAILLLSTYAALCNDHVVRRVIGWSAADMISFVVNIIAASVTFFFVVRHRAALGNLIFGKTITGHRSENAFASATRRLSRYWHWLVYAILILSVMSLIAGQRNSDAFTQMLWSLGSILVAFVVGVLVQRALSGWLERPRRLRGAVRQAVLAGVVRMLRIGANATIALLTTVIIARIWGFDLWGWLSRDGQQLVRPILAAGVCAVIAWLIWIALDAWIASALTPTDAFGRPRQRSNRVQTLLPLVRNGMMILLVLLAGIAVLANIGVNVTPLIAGAGVFGLALSFGSQQLVQDVITGVFILAEDTIAIGDTINTGDRSGVVEGISLRTIRLRDADGALHSIPFSTVKALKNSSRNFGIFRPRYSIPASVDPEVVMQVMRETAAELRADPKYAQSMNGDLHNVGIEEINAGSVVVSGSLRTAPVRLTQLTRAFNGKFRAGLAERGIVL, via the coding sequence ATGAAGTTCTTTGCGTCATGGGCTGTGTTGGCGGTCACTCTGCTACTGGGTGCTCAGGCCATGGCGCAGGATGCGCCGGTCGTGGACACGCGAACCGAAGCGCTGCAGCGGTTGATCGTCGTGCTGGAAAACGATGAGCTCCGTACCGAGATCTTGGATCAGCTGCGGCAGATGACGCCGGACGCGGCGGCGGGTGTCGTGAGCGAAAGTCCCAGCGATCTGGCGCGGGCCGCGCCGCGCGAAGAGGGGAGCCCTGAGCTTGGCGTGGTCGAGGCGATCTCGGACTGGTCTTCGGGCTGGGTCGAGCAATTGCCGCGCACCACTTTTGGCATTCCCATCGACCAGAAGGCGTCGCAGGCGGCGTCACAGGTCAGTTCGAGAATTGAAGCGGGCGTCAAAAACGGCGAGCTGGCCCAATTTGCCCTATGGGCCATTCCAAGCCTGATCGTTGCTGTTGTTGGCGGCCTTGCGATCCGACGGCTCGGGCGGGGCCTGACGGTTGCGAGCAAGCCAGTGCGCAAGGGCCGGCTGGTGCTTGGACTAGTGCTCAAGACCACCGCCTATTTCGCGTTCCTGCTGTTCATCGGACTTGGAGTTCAGTTCTTCAATCCGACTGATGTGGGCAGTCGGGTGTTCATGACGCTTGCGGTGGGTGTTCTCGCCTCGATGTTTTCAGCCGACATTGCCATATCGGCACTGTCATCGCTGGCTGGCTGGCGGGGCGTGCGTCTGGTCAACTACTGTCAGAAGCGGTTCTATCGCTGGTGGCTGGCCATTCTGCTGCTCTCGACTTATGCGGCGCTGTGCAATGATCACGTGGTGCGGCGGGTCATCGGCTGGTCGGCTGCGGACATGATTTCTTTTGTGGTCAACATCATCGCCGCCAGCGTCACGTTCTTCTTCGTGGTGCGGCACCGGGCGGCGCTCGGAAACCTGATCTTTGGCAAGACCATCACCGGACACCGGTCCGAAAACGCCTTTGCCAGCGCGACACGGCGGCTGTCGCGCTATTGGCATTGGCTGGTCTATGCCATCCTGATCCTCAGCGTGATGAGCCTGATTGCGGGGCAGCGCAACAGCGATGCCTTTACGCAGATGCTGTGGTCGCTCGGGTCGATCCTCGTGGCCTTCGTGGTTGGGGTATTGGTGCAGCGCGCGCTGTCGGGCTGGCTGGAGCGGCCACGCCGGTTGCGCGGTGCGGTGCGTCAGGCGGTGCTTGCCGGGGTCGTGCGCATGTTGCGGATTGGCGCCAATGCCACCATTGCGCTGCTGACGACGGTCATCATCGCCCGCATCTGGGGTTTTGATCTGTGGGGCTGGTTGTCGCGCGATGGCCAGCAACTGGTGCGGCCGATCTTGGCGGCCGGTGTCTGTGCCGTCATCGCCTGGCTGATCTGGATCGCGCTCGATGCCTGGATCGCCAGTGCCCTGACGCCGACCGATGCCTTTGGACGGCCGCGGCAGCGTTCCAATCGCGTGCAGACGCTGTTGCCGCTGGTGCGCAACGGCATGATGATCTTGCTGGTGTTGCTGGCAGGTATCGCGGTGCTGGCCAATATCGGGGTCAATGTCACGCCGCTGATCGCCGGTGCCGGTGTGTTCGGTCTGGCGCTGAGCTTTGGTTCCCAGCAACTGGTGCAGGACGTCATTACCGGCGTCTTCATTTTGGCTGAAGACACGATTGCCATCGGCGACACCATCAATACCGGTGATCGAAGCGGCGTCGTGGAAGGCATTTCGCTGCGCACCATTCGGCTGCGCGATGCCGATGGGGCGCTACACTCAATCCCGTTCTCGACGGTCAAGGCGCTCAAGAACAGCTCTCGCAATTTCGGCATTTTCCGGCCACGCTATTCGATCCCGGCATCGGTGGATCCTGAGGTGGTGATGCAGGTGATGCGCGAGACGGCGGCGGAGTTGCGGGCCGATCCCAAATACGCTCAGTCGATGAACGGCGACCTGCACAATGTCGGCATTGAGGAAATCAATGCGGGCTCGGTGGTGGTCAGTGGGTCGCTGCGCACGGCGCCGGTGCGGCTGACACAGTTGACGCGGGCCTTCAACGGCAAGTTCCGCGCCGGGCTGGCCGAGAGGGGTATCGTGCTGTGA